From Oenococcus sicerae, the proteins below share one genomic window:
- a CDS encoding ABC transporter ATP-binding protein gives MTLEVTHLTGGYSQVNTIKDLNFTVPSGSLTALIGLNGSGKTTTINHVIGLMTAKSGTISFDGLDSQKEAIQYQNSLAYIPELPVIYDDLTLREHIQTTISAYHLDAQKAEQEAERLLTIFRLSDKQDWFPIDFSKGMRQKVMIVTAFLADKPLLVIDEPFIGLDPLAVADLIELLQEKKAAGKTILMSTHVIEEAEQFVDDFLLIDQGKIRVQGKLKDIFKAFPKQKNINEIYFRLAKEVEHE, from the coding sequence ATGACATTAGAAGTGACTCATTTGACTGGCGGATACAGCCAGGTTAATACAATTAAAGATTTAAATTTTACGGTCCCGTCGGGTAGCTTGACAGCGTTGATTGGTTTGAATGGCTCAGGCAAGACAACTACGATTAATCATGTGATCGGTTTAATGACAGCGAAATCGGGAACAATTTCTTTTGATGGCCTAGATAGCCAAAAGGAAGCGATCCAATATCAAAATAGTTTAGCCTATATTCCTGAATTGCCTGTCATATACGATGATCTAACATTGCGAGAACATATCCAGACAACGATTTCCGCTTACCATCTCGATGCTCAAAAAGCCGAGCAGGAAGCTGAACGATTATTAACTATTTTCCGACTGTCTGATAAACAAGATTGGTTTCCGATCGATTTTTCTAAGGGCATGCGGCAAAAAGTGATGATTGTGACGGCGTTTTTAGCGGATAAGCCGCTTTTAGTAATTGATGAGCCTTTTATCGGCCTGGATCCCTTAGCTGTTGCGGATTTGATTGAATTATTGCAGGAAAAAAAAGCTGCCGGTAAAACGATCCTAATGAGTACACATGTGATCGAAGAAGCCGAACAATTTGTTGATGATTTTTTGCTGATTGATCAAGGGAAAATTCGTGTACAAGGCAAATTAAAGGATATTTTTAAGGCTTTTCCCAAACAAAAGAACATCAATGAAATTTATTTTCGGTTAGCGAAAGAGGTTGAACATGAATGA
- a CDS encoding HIT family protein, which translates to MTDIFDKIISGEIPSYKVYEDDDVLAFLDLSQATPGHTLVIPKKHVQDIYSYDDDLSAKVLSKLPVIARAVKASNPKIIGINILSNNGAAAGQSVPHSHWHIIPRYQDDGLDLPGAVDHSDEYSPSKYEAVAKSIREQF; encoded by the coding sequence ATGACAGATATATTCGATAAAATCATAAGTGGTGAAATTCCCAGTTATAAAGTTTACGAAGATGATGATGTTTTAGCTTTCTTAGATCTTTCTCAAGCAACCCCGGGCCATACATTGGTCATTCCTAAAAAACATGTACAGGATATTTATAGTTACGATGATGACCTATCGGCAAAAGTTTTGAGCAAACTGCCTGTGATCGCACGGGCAGTCAAAGCTTCCAATCCTAAGATCATCGGCATCAATATTTTATCTAATAACGGTGCAGCAGCTGGGCAATCAGTCCCCCACTCGCATTGGCACATCATTCCAAGGTATCAAGACGACGGACTGGATCTGCCAGGCGCAGTTGATCATTCAGATGAATATAGCCCCAGCAAATACGAAGCAGTTGCCAAATCTATTCGTGAGCAGTTTTGA
- a CDS encoding peptidylprolyl isomerase, translated as MRKFVWTAIVLLFLAGSAYLALNTSKVLVTSKSGAITEAQYMSSVTKTSAGEQLFVSMVMNNSLEKFYGKSVAQSVVDSEYSQQKAQYGSSWSTYLSEQSTTASAYKKQVRTQLLLIQAVKDYHKVSAAQLKKAYQSYTPKMSVSTITVSSSAKADTVLKDLKAGKSFASEAKANSSDTSTASKGGLMPSFDSTSSVVSSSIIKAAKGLKVGSYTEQAVKSNSAYIIVKLNSRAEKKSISTYKNILTNSIINTWVNNSNNTTKIQKIIGKVMNKNDVQVKSSSYPTLKNAIDQYIISNSSSTTTSSSSSSSAKSSSSK; from the coding sequence ATGCGTAAATTTGTTTGGACAGCAATCGTGCTTTTGTTTTTAGCCGGTTCTGCCTATCTTGCATTAAATACATCAAAAGTTCTCGTTACCTCGAAATCTGGTGCGATTACCGAAGCTCAATATATGTCATCGGTTACAAAAACATCCGCAGGCGAACAACTCTTTGTCAGTATGGTTATGAACAATTCTTTGGAAAAGTTTTACGGAAAATCAGTCGCTCAGTCAGTTGTTGACAGCGAATACAGTCAACAAAAAGCTCAATATGGTAGTTCATGGTCAACATACTTATCCGAACAAAGCACCACTGCTTCGGCATATAAAAAACAGGTTCGAACTCAACTTCTCTTAATTCAAGCAGTTAAGGATTATCACAAAGTTTCAGCAGCTCAATTAAAAAAAGCTTATCAAAGCTACACGCCTAAAATGAGTGTTTCAACTATTACAGTTAGCAGTTCAGCCAAGGCTGATACAGTCCTAAAAGACTTAAAGGCTGGTAAAAGTTTTGCTTCAGAGGCCAAGGCAAACTCCTCTGACACATCTACTGCTTCTAAAGGCGGATTGATGCCCAGTTTCGATTCGACTTCTTCCGTTGTCTCCTCGTCAATCATCAAAGCAGCCAAGGGATTGAAAGTTGGATCATATACGGAACAAGCAGTTAAAAGTAATTCTGCATATATTATCGTCAAATTAAATTCAAGAGCTGAAAAAAAATCAATTTCAACTTATAAAAATATTTTAACAAACTCAATTATCAACACATGGGTTAACAATTCCAACAATACAACTAAGATTCAAAAGATTATTGGTAAAGTAATGAATAAGAACGATGTTCAGGTCAAATCATCATCCTATCCAACATTGAAGAATGCAATTGATCAATATATCATTTCTAATTCTTCTAGCACAACGACGAGTTCAAGCTCTTCCAGCAGTGCTAAATCATCCTCGAGCAAATAA
- the rpmI gene encoding 50S ribosomal protein L35, translating to MPKMKTNRAAAKRFKKTASGGFKAAQAFTSHRFHGKTKKQRRQLRGTAMMNKVNVKRYAKILSNL from the coding sequence ATGCCAAAGATGAAGACTAATCGCGCAGCAGCAAAGCGTTTCAAGAAAACTGCTTCAGGTGGATTCAAAGCCGCTCAAGCATTTACTTCCCACCGTTTTCATGGAAAAACTAAGAAGCAGCGCCGCCAATTACGTGGAACTGCTATGATGAACAAAGTTAATGTTAAGCGCTACGCAAAGATATTAAGTAATCTATAA
- the infC gene encoding translation initiation factor IF-3: MLIDSGSQKVMSTRDAQKIANQRSLDLVIVQAKAQPPVARIMDWGKVKFEQQKKIRENKKKQVIVQTKEVRLSPVIGEGDFETRKKAATKFLVAGNKVKLNLRFRGRMMTHQDVGRKVLLNMAKQLSELANIDQMPQLLGRQMSLLLSPKPDVVKKAQSEKKNKIKENTDAKDED, from the coding sequence ATGCTCATTGATAGCGGGTCACAAAAGGTTATGAGTACTCGCGATGCTCAAAAAATCGCGAATCAAAGAAGTCTGGATTTAGTTATTGTACAAGCGAAAGCTCAACCACCAGTCGCTAGAATCATGGACTGGGGTAAAGTTAAATTTGAGCAACAAAAGAAAATTCGTGAGAACAAGAAAAAGCAAGTAATTGTTCAAACTAAAGAAGTCCGATTAAGTCCTGTTATTGGTGAAGGAGATTTTGAAACACGCAAGAAAGCGGCGACAAAGTTTCTGGTAGCGGGTAATAAGGTTAAACTGAATTTGCGTTTTCGTGGTCGTATGATGACTCATCAAGATGTTGGCCGTAAAGTACTTTTGAATATGGCTAAACAATTGAGCGAGTTAGCTAATATTGATCAGATGCCGCAGCTACTAGGACGTCAGATGTCCTTATTGCTTTCGCCTAAGCCAGATGTTGTTAAAAAAGCTCAATCCGAAAAGAAAAACAAAATAAAGGAGAATACAGATGCCAAAGATGAAGACTAA
- a CDS encoding ribonuclease J: MVKTALSIIPFGGVRENGKNMYAVTINDEIYILDAGLKYPETDLLGVDVVVPDFNYLVDHADQVVGVFLTHGHADSIGALPYLLEALRVPVFGTELTIDLAKQQVARRESLSDFNDYNVVTADSVVEFGKTKVSFFSTTHSIPDSIGIVLETEYGQIVYTGDFKFDNTAKETYKTDYARLTQIGQRGVLALLADVNGVETPGESVNESAIDEFVFQTFRENADHRIIVATVASNIQRIQEVINAAFQTGRKIAISGNDLEQVVKTALDSNRLILPASYNKLFTNIKNVKSIEANKLTILETGKMGEPIRDLQRMASGDDRYVSFNENDLIFIATTPSISSESIMAKTRDLIFRRGANVISIKDNLRSSGHASQNDLQFMLNFMKPNYFFPVSGEYRVFSVADYLAQEVGLAKDHIFLSMKGDQYKFNSENNSFKLEDSFEVDDTMIDGSGNTDVGNIVLRDRKMLSEDGVVIAAATIDRKKKKVVAAPRITTRGFIFVKTNRELIHESAKVMVDQIELYLDNSEDFDWNDLKSGVKDAMAKFFYEKTKRRPVIMPVVMEVNQNRRPNNKKKTESTSKKEVVAEKNEKKETPKNRRPRPRVKSTPRSIRPKKETLEKINAKLAEKQQNVEENV, from the coding sequence ATGGTAAAAACTGCTCTGTCCATCATCCCATTTGGTGGCGTCCGGGAAAACGGAAAAAACATGTATGCCGTTACAATTAACGACGAAATTTATATATTGGATGCTGGACTGAAGTATCCAGAAACGGATCTTTTAGGAGTCGACGTTGTCGTTCCTGACTTTAATTATTTGGTTGACCATGCCGACCAAGTCGTAGGTGTCTTTTTGACACATGGACATGCTGATTCGATCGGGGCACTTCCTTATCTGCTCGAGGCTTTGCGTGTACCTGTATTTGGCACGGAATTGACGATTGATCTAGCCAAACAGCAAGTTGCTAGACGCGAATCTCTGTCGGATTTTAATGATTACAATGTTGTGACAGCAGATTCAGTTGTTGAGTTTGGTAAGACAAAAGTTTCGTTTTTCAGTACAACACATTCAATTCCAGATTCTATTGGTATTGTTTTGGAAACCGAGTATGGTCAAATTGTCTATACCGGGGACTTTAAATTTGACAATACAGCTAAGGAAACATACAAGACCGATTACGCGCGTCTCACTCAGATTGGTCAGCGAGGTGTATTAGCTTTACTGGCTGATGTTAATGGTGTGGAAACGCCTGGCGAGTCGGTCAATGAATCTGCAATTGATGAGTTTGTTTTTCAAACTTTTCGTGAAAATGCTGATCACCGAATTATTGTTGCAACAGTGGCTTCTAATATTCAGAGAATTCAAGAAGTTATTAATGCAGCTTTTCAAACTGGACGAAAAATCGCTATTTCTGGTAATGATTTGGAACAAGTGGTTAAAACGGCTTTGGATTCAAACCGCCTGATTCTACCTGCCAGTTACAATAAATTATTTACGAACATTAAAAATGTAAAATCAATTGAAGCTAATAAACTGACGATTCTTGAAACTGGTAAAATGGGCGAACCGATCCGTGATTTGCAGAGGATGGCAAGCGGTGATGACCGATACGTTTCCTTTAATGAAAACGATTTGATTTTTATTGCCACCACACCATCTATTTCTAGCGAATCGATCATGGCCAAGACACGTGATTTAATTTTCCGTCGCGGTGCTAACGTTATTTCGATCAAAGATAATTTGCGTTCCTCGGGTCATGCCAGCCAAAATGATTTACAGTTCATGCTTAATTTTATGAAACCGAATTACTTTTTCCCGGTTTCTGGTGAGTATCGTGTTTTCTCCGTAGCTGATTATCTGGCGCAAGAGGTTGGTCTGGCTAAAGACCATATTTTCTTGTCTATGAAGGGTGATCAATACAAATTTAATTCAGAAAATAATAGTTTTAAGTTAGAAGATTCTTTCGAAGTTGATGACACGATGATTGATGGTTCCGGTAATACTGATGTTGGCAACATTGTACTGCGTGATCGTAAAATGCTTTCTGAGGATGGCGTTGTGATCGCGGCTGCAACAATTGACCGTAAGAAAAAGAAGGTCGTCGCTGCGCCAAGAATTACGACGCGCGGCTTTATTTTTGTCAAAACGAATCGTGAACTGATTCATGAATCGGCCAAGGTCATGGTGGACCAGATCGAACTTTATTTGGATAACAGTGAAGATTTTGATTGGAATGATTTGAAATCCGGTGTCAAAGATGCTATGGCAAAGTTTTTCTATGAAAAGACTAAACGTCGGCCTGTAATTATGCCAGTTGTGATGGAAGTTAATCAAAATCGTCGACCGAATAATAAGAAAAAAACCGAATCTACTTCTAAAAAAGAAGTTGTAGCAGAAAAAAATGAGAAAAAAGAGACTCCTAAGAACCGCCGGCCAAGACCAAGGGTTAAATCCACACCACGATCAATTCGACCGAAAAAGGAAACGCTTGAAAAAATCAATGCAAAATTAGCTGAGAAACAGCAAAATGTTGAAGAGAATGTCTGA
- the rpsO gene encoding 30S ribosomal protein S15, whose translation MALTQEAKNQIIKEYARHSGDTGSVEVQVAVLTADINELNNHMSENKHDFSSQRGLMKKIGHRRNLLRYLRDNDVARYRELISKLGLRR comes from the coding sequence ATGGCTTTAACTCAAGAAGCAAAGAACCAGATTATTAAAGAATACGCTCGCCACAGTGGCGATACTGGTTCTGTAGAAGTTCAAGTGGCTGTTTTGACTGCTGATATTAACGAACTGAATAACCATATGAGCGAAAACAAACATGATTTTTCTTCACAGCGTGGCTTGATGAAGAAAATCGGTCATCGTCGTAACTTACTGCGTTACTTGCGTGACAATGATGTCGCTCGTTATCGTGAACTTATTTCGAAGCTCGGACTTCGTCGTTAA
- the rpsT gene encoding 30S ribosomal protein S20 produces MPIIESSIQRDRLNKVERAIRVPQISAYRTAIKNFEKAAAAGADNLDRLYSKTSAAVDKAQSKNLIKKNKASRDKARLYLLLKSASAK; encoded by the coding sequence ATGCCAATTATTGAATCTTCAATTCAACGCGATCGCTTGAATAAAGTTGAACGTGCTATACGTGTGCCACAAATCAGTGCCTACCGTACGGCTATCAAAAACTTTGAGAAAGCTGCTGCTGCCGGTGCTGATAATCTCGACAGATTATATAGTAAGACAAGCGCTGCCGTTGATAAAGCGCAAAGCAAGAATTTAATCAAAAAGAACAAGGCTTCCCGTGACAAGGCTCGTCTTTATCTTTTGCTTAAATCTGCCAGCGCTAAGTAA
- a CDS encoding DEAD/DEAH box helicase → MTNQFGQFNLKANIIKAIDGIGFVKPTKIQQRLIPAVIAGRDVVGQSQTGSGKTHVFLLAIFNALDPSVNEVQAVITSPSRELAEQLYEAFRDFQKSLSEIDKNFSNLRIANYVGGTDRHKQTKQLEKNQPQVVIGTPGRLKDFLGQNLLLVNHNKFFVVDEADMALDMGFLTDVNIIASAMPSDLQMLVFSATIPDKLTPFLKKYMKEPLIEEIPVSTVVADTIDNYLLATKSKNKNEVIYDLLTRGETYLSLVFANTKERVHEIAKFLTAQGLKVAEVHGGIEPRERRRTMRRIKNQEFQYVVASDLASRGLDIEGVSEVINDDIPVDLEFFIHRVGRTGRNGLSGTAITLYGPDEEDKVEQLEQLGIKFQPKQLKDHQLIDVKDRNQRSHRHASQKQLDPELIGLVKKKKAHVKPGYRRQIQGAIRFKQIKDKKVSQRTASRARRKAKSDK, encoded by the coding sequence ATGACAAACCAATTTGGACAATTTAATTTAAAAGCAAATATTATAAAAGCGATAGATGGCATTGGCTTTGTTAAGCCGACCAAAATTCAGCAGCGTTTGATTCCGGCAGTGATCGCTGGTCGAGATGTCGTTGGTCAATCACAGACGGGATCTGGTAAAACACATGTTTTTTTGTTAGCCATTTTCAATGCTTTGGATCCTTCGGTCAATGAGGTCCAAGCCGTTATTACATCGCCATCTAGAGAATTAGCTGAACAACTTTACGAGGCTTTTCGTGATTTTCAAAAAAGCCTTTCAGAAATTGATAAAAACTTTAGTAATTTAAGAATTGCAAATTACGTTGGCGGCACTGATCGTCATAAACAAACGAAGCAGCTTGAAAAGAATCAACCGCAAGTGGTTATTGGTACTCCAGGCCGGTTGAAAGACTTTTTGGGTCAGAATTTGTTACTGGTCAATCACAATAAGTTTTTCGTGGTTGACGAAGCTGATATGGCTTTGGATATGGGCTTTTTGACTGATGTTAATATAATTGCAAGCGCTATGCCATCGGATTTGCAAATGCTGGTTTTTTCGGCGACGATTCCAGATAAATTAACACCTTTTTTGAAGAAGTACATGAAAGAACCACTGATCGAAGAAATTCCAGTTTCAACAGTTGTTGCTGATACGATTGACAATTACTTGTTAGCAACTAAGTCCAAAAACAAAAATGAAGTTATTTATGATCTATTGACGCGTGGCGAGACTTACTTAAGTTTGGTCTTTGCCAACACGAAAGAACGTGTACATGAAATTGCTAAGTTTTTGACTGCTCAAGGTTTGAAGGTTGCTGAGGTTCATGGTGGTATCGAGCCAAGAGAACGTCGTCGTACGATGAGACGTATTAAAAATCAAGAGTTTCAGTATGTTGTTGCTAGTGATCTGGCTTCTCGTGGCTTAGATATTGAAGGCGTTTCCGAAGTTATTAATGATGATATCCCGGTTGATTTAGAGTTTTTTATCCATCGAGTTGGCCGGACCGGAAGAAATGGTTTGTCTGGGACTGCTATTACACTTTATGGCCCCGATGAAGAGGATAAAGTTGAGCAATTGGAACAGCTGGGTATTAAGTTTCAGCCAAAACAATTAAAGGACCACCAATTAATTGATGTTAAGGATCGCAATCAGCGCAGCCATCGACATGCTTCTCAAAAACAGCTTGATCCAGAACTAATTGGTCTTGTTAAGAAGAAAAAAGCTCATGTGAAACCGGGTTATCGGCGACAAATCCAAGGTGCGATCAGATTTAAACAAATCAAGGACAAAAAGGTAAGCCAAAGAACAGCTTCTCGAGCCAGAAGAAAAGCAAAATCAGATAAATGA
- a CDS encoding DHH family phosphoesterase translates to MDIQEKILRQIEKYQTIIIHRHQRPDPDAIGSQLGLKAGLQAAFPEKNVYAVGKEITGLTWVGSMDKVADSIYDNALVIVIDTANSVRIDDDRFNKGDALIKIDHHPNDEPYGDLMWVEPTRSSCSEMVTFFLDTNLPLQLTQDSARDLYIGLVGDTGRFMYASTPETLIAASKLYRFAIDFEKINRRMSSISLVQARFSAVVYGEMKVEDAVGWITLTRAEIEAAHLGSEGTNFIVGMFGAIKEVTAWANFIENDDGSFRVRLRSKGPNVNEIAKLHNGGGHDMASGAKAKDLAEIDQIVKELKTSTEAFKKQSFSME, encoded by the coding sequence ATGGATATTCAAGAGAAAATTTTAAGACAAATTGAGAAATATCAAACAATTATTATTCATCGCCATCAGCGGCCGGACCCGGATGCTATTGGTTCGCAGCTTGGCCTAAAAGCCGGTCTTCAAGCAGCTTTCCCAGAAAAAAATGTTTATGCTGTTGGCAAAGAAATAACCGGGCTAACTTGGGTTGGCAGCATGGACAAAGTCGCTGACTCAATTTATGATAATGCCTTGGTAATTGTGATCGATACGGCAAATTCTGTTCGAATCGACGATGATCGTTTTAATAAAGGGGATGCCTTGATCAAAATTGACCACCATCCCAATGATGAACCCTACGGTGATTTAATGTGGGTCGAACCTACTCGCTCATCCTGTTCAGAAATGGTGACTTTTTTCTTAGACACCAATCTGCCGCTTCAATTAACGCAGGATTCAGCTCGTGATTTATATATTGGCTTAGTAGGTGATACGGGCCGCTTTATGTATGCGTCAACACCGGAAACCTTAATTGCTGCTAGCAAACTATACCGTTTTGCAATTGATTTTGAGAAAATCAATCGGAGAATGTCTTCGATCAGTTTGGTACAGGCACGTTTTTCTGCTGTTGTTTATGGCGAAATGAAAGTTGAAGATGCTGTCGGCTGGATCACTTTGACACGAGCGGAAATTGAAGCAGCCCATCTTGGCAGCGAGGGAACGAATTTTATTGTTGGTATGTTTGGTGCTATTAAAGAAGTAACTGCTTGGGCCAATTTTATTGAAAACGACGATGGCAGTTTTCGAGTTCGTTTACGTTCCAAAGGACCGAATGTTAATGAGATCGCTAAATTACATAACGGTGGTGGACACGATATGGCTAGTGGTGCCAAGGCGAAAGATCTTGCGGAAATTGACCAAATTGTGAAAGAGTTGAAAACATCAACTGAAGCATTTAAAAAGCAGTCATTTTCGATGGAATGA
- a CDS encoding metal-dependent hydrolase yields the protein MKITYFGHSAFRIVSGKSAILVDPFLTGNKHTKVDPNDLKADYILLTHVHGDHVGDGFDIARRTHATIVTQTDFAEYINHSLPEAHDCHAEGINFGGTFYADDFSVKLFPAWHTDASVVDGRLMPLGVASGMAITVENKLIYDTGDTCLFSDLKLVARKRPVDLALICIGGHFTMDADDALVAADFLQAKRVIPTHYNTNPSIQADPQKFIDQLATGVGFLPTVDQEFVF from the coding sequence ATGAAAATCACTTATTTTGGTCACAGTGCTTTTAGAATTGTATCCGGCAAGTCTGCCATATTAGTTGATCCTTTTTTGACAGGCAACAAACATACGAAGGTTGATCCGAATGACTTAAAAGCTGACTATATCTTGCTGACACATGTTCACGGTGATCATGTGGGAGACGGTTTTGATATTGCCCGACGCACTCATGCAACGATCGTGACCCAGACAGATTTTGCTGAATATATTAATCATTCTTTGCCCGAAGCTCATGATTGCCATGCAGAAGGTATTAATTTTGGCGGCACATTTTACGCGGACGATTTTTCCGTAAAACTGTTTCCGGCTTGGCATACCGATGCTAGCGTTGTTGATGGTCGATTGATGCCGCTTGGTGTTGCTTCAGGCATGGCGATCACGGTTGAGAATAAGTTAATTTATGATACAGGTGATACTTGTTTGTTTTCCGATCTTAAGTTAGTTGCTAGGAAGCGGCCAGTAGATTTAGCTTTGATCTGCATTGGCGGTCACTTTACGATGGACGCTGATGATGCACTGGTGGCAGCTGATTTTCTTCAGGCCAAACGTGTGATTCCCACTCACTACAATACAAATCCAAGTATTCAAGCCGATCCGCAAAAATTTATTGATCAATTAGCTACGGGTGTTGGCTTTTTGCCTACAGTTGATCAAGAATTTGTTTTCTAG
- the yajC gene encoding preprotein translocase subunit YajC produces the protein MFNNLIIAAAKSNSSSWVPMVLIYAVLIGGMFWWSSRRRKQNAAQQEKMHTELVKGAKVVTIGGLHGVVDSIDSEKKIVTLDVEGVFLTFDQRAIAKISPAESTKTADKITGPADDKDDKKESK, from the coding sequence ATGTTCAATAACTTAATTATAGCGGCCGCAAAAAGTAACTCGAGTTCTTGGGTACCGATGGTCTTAATCTATGCTGTTTTGATTGGTGGTATGTTTTGGTGGTCTTCTAGACGCCGTAAACAAAATGCAGCCCAGCAAGAGAAAATGCATACAGAATTGGTTAAAGGGGCCAAAGTAGTCACAATTGGTGGTTTGCACGGTGTTGTTGATTCGATCGATAGTGAAAAGAAAATTGTGACATTGGATGTAGAAGGCGTTTTTCTGACTTTCGATCAGCGGGCAATTGCTAAAATATCTCCAGCAGAAAGTACCAAAACAGCTGACAAAATTACCGGTCCTGCGGATGATAAAGACGATAAAAAAGAATCAAAGTAA
- the tgt gene encoding tRNA guanosine(34) transglycosylase Tgt — MTKLPVTYELLHVDKHTGARRGVIHTPHGDWQTPMFMPVGTQATVKSVQPRELKEIGSQFILGNTYHLWIRPGDDLIAKAGGLHKFMDWDQAILTDSGGFQVFSLADSRSITEKGVTFKNNIDGSTMFLSPEVAMKIQNNLGADIMMQLDEAVPYFESYDYIKQSTERSARWAQRALKAHKKTDSQALFGIVQGAGFKKIRENSAKDLVSLGLPGYAIGGLSVGESKAEMNRVLDFTTQWLPENKPRYLMGVGAPDSLFDSVIRGIDMFDCVLPTRIARKGSLMTRFGRIVITNHKYKEDFSQLDEDLDDYASTHFTKAYLHHLFNTNELLAYNLASIHNLRYLLKLMEDMRTAIENDQLLDLREKVLEEYGYNRPNARLF; from the coding sequence ATGACCAAATTACCCGTAACTTACGAGCTATTACATGTTGACAAGCACACCGGCGCACGCCGCGGTGTGATTCATACGCCTCATGGCGACTGGCAAACACCTATGTTTATGCCAGTTGGCACACAAGCAACCGTTAAATCCGTGCAGCCGCGCGAATTAAAAGAAATTGGTTCCCAGTTTATTTTGGGAAACACCTATCATTTATGGATTCGTCCTGGAGATGATTTGATCGCAAAAGCTGGCGGCCTGCATAAATTTATGGATTGGGATCAAGCGATTTTAACTGATTCCGGAGGTTTTCAGGTCTTTAGTTTAGCTGATTCTCGATCAATTACGGAAAAGGGGGTCACTTTTAAGAACAATATTGATGGTTCGACGATGTTTTTGTCACCTGAAGTGGCCATGAAAATTCAGAATAATCTGGGTGCTGATATTATGATGCAGTTAGATGAAGCAGTTCCGTATTTCGAAAGTTATGATTACATTAAGCAATCAACTGAGCGTTCAGCACGTTGGGCACAACGAGCACTTAAAGCACATAAAAAAACAGATAGCCAAGCACTTTTTGGTATCGTTCAAGGTGCTGGTTTTAAAAAAATTCGAGAGAACTCCGCTAAAGATTTAGTTTCGTTAGGACTGCCAGGTTATGCGATCGGTGGCTTATCGGTTGGCGAATCCAAAGCTGAAATGAATCGTGTTTTGGATTTCACGACGCAATGGCTGCCGGAAAACAAGCCGCGTTACTTGATGGGTGTCGGTGCACCGGATTCGCTGTTTGATTCTGTGATTCGCGGCATTGATATGTTTGATTGCGTTTTGCCAACGCGTATTGCCCGCAAAGGCAGTTTGATGACCAGATTTGGCCGGATCGTGATTACAAATCATAAGTATAAAGAGGACTTTAGTCAGCTTGACGAAGATCTCGACGATTATGCCTCAACTCATTTCACTAAAGCTTACCTGCATCATCTTTTTAACACAAATGAATTGTTAGCTTATAATTTGGCTTCCATTCACAATCTTCGTTATCTGCTAAAACTCATGGAAGATATGCGTACGGCGATTGAAAATGATCAGCTTTTGGATCTTAGAGAAAAGGTTCTTGAAGAATATGGATACAATAGACCAAATGCTCGTCTTTTCTAA